One part of the Arabidopsis thaliana chromosome 4, partial sequence genome encodes these proteins:
- the HMGS gene encoding hydroxymethylglutaryl-CoA synthase / HMG-CoA synthase / 3-hydroxy-3-methylglutaryl coenzyme A synthase (MVA1; CONTAINS InterPro DOMAIN/s: Thiolase-like (InterPro:IPR016039), Hydroxymethylglutaryl-coenzyme A synthase C-terminal (InterPro:IPR013746), Hydroxymethylglutaryl-coenzyme A synthase, N-terminal (InterPro:IPR013528), Hydroxymethylglutaryl-CoA synthase, eukaryotic (InterPro:IPR010122), Hydroxymethylglutaryl-coenzyme A synthase, active site (InterPro:IPR000590); Has 2176 Blast hits to 2172 proteins in 850 species: Archae - 228; Bacteria - 1039; Metazoa - 300; Fungi - 184; Plants - 117; Viruses - 0; Other Eukaryotes - 308 (source: NCBI BLink).) — translation MAKNVGILAMDIYFPPTCVQQEALEAHDGASKGKYTIGLGQDCLAFCTELEDVISMSFNAVTSLFEKYKIDPNQIGRLEVGSETVIDKSKSIKTFLMQLFEKCGNTDVEGVDSTNACYGGTAALLNCVNWVESNSWDGRYGLVICTDSAVYAEGPARPTGGAAAIAMLIGPDAPIVFESKLRASHMAHVYDFYKPNLASEYPVVDGKLSQTCYLMALDSCYKHLCNKFEKIEGKEFSINDADYIVFHSPYNKLVQKSFARLLYNDFLRNASSIDEAAKEKFTPYSSLTLDESYQSRDLEKVSQQIAKPFYDAKVQPTTLIPKEVGNMYTASLYAAFASLIHKKHNDLAGKRVVMFSYGSGSTATMFSLRLNDNKPPFSISNIASVMDVGGKLKARHEYAPEKFVETMKLMEHRYGAKDFVTTKEGIIDLLAPGTYYLKEVDSLYRRFYGKKGEDGSVANGH, via the exons ATGGCGAAGAACGTTGGGATTTTGGCTATGGATATCTATTTCCCTCCCACCTGTGTTCAACAG gAAGCTTTGGAAGCACATGATGGAGCAAGTAAAGGGAAATACACTATTGGACTTGGCCAAGATTGTTTAGCTTTTTGCACTGAGCTTGAAGATGTTATCTCTATGAG tttcaatGCGGTGACATCACTTTTTGAGAAGTATAAGATTGACCCTAACCAAATCGGGCGTCTTGAAGTAGGAAGTGAGACTGTTATTGACAAAAGCAAGTCCATCAAGACCTTCTTGATGCAGCTCTTTGAG AAATGTGGAAACACTGATGTCGAAGGTGTTGACTCGACCAATGCTTGCTATGGTGGAACTGCAGCTTTGTTAAACTGTGTCAATTGGGTTGAGAGTAACTCTTGGGATGGACGTTATGGCCTCGTCATTTGTACTGACAGCGCG GTTTATGCAGAAGGACCCGCAAGGCCCACTGGAGGAGCTGCAGCGATTGCTATGTTGATAGGACCTGATGCTCCTATCGTTTTCGAAAGCAAATTGAGAGCAAGCCACATGGCTCATGTCTATGACTTTTACAAGCCCAATCTTGCTAGCGAGTACCCG GTTGTTGATGGTAAGCTTTCACAGACTTGCTACCTCATGGCTCTTGACTCCTGCTATAAACATTTATGCAACAA GTTCGAGAAGATCGAGGGCAAAGAGTTCTCCATAAATGATGCTGATTACATTGTTTTCCATTCTCCATACAATAAA CTTGTACAGAAAAGCTTTGCTCGTCTCTTGTACAACGACTTCTTGAGAAACGCAAG CTCCATTGACGAGGCTGCCAAAGAAAAGTTCACCCCTTATTCATCTTTGACCCTTGACGAGAGTTACCAAAGCCGTGATCTTGAAAAG GTGTCACAACAAATTGCGAAACCGTtttatgatgctaaagtgCAACCAACGACTTTAATACCAAAGGAAGTCGGTAACATGTACACTGCTTCTCTCTACGCTGCATTTGCTTCCCTCATCCACAAGAAACACAATGATTTg GCGGGAAAGCGGGTGGTTATGTTCTCTTATGGAAGTGGCTCAACCGCAACAATGTTCTCATTACGCCTCAACGACAATAAGCCTCCTTTCAGCATTTCAAACATTGCATCTGTAATGGATGTTGGCGGTAAATTGAAAGCTAGACATGAG tATGCACCTGAGAAGTTTGTGGAGACAATGAAGCTAATGGAACATAGGTATGGAGCAAAGGACTTTGTGACAACCAAGGAGGGTATTATAGATCTTTTGGCACCGGGAACTTATTATCTGAAAGAGGTTGATTCCTTGTACCGGAGATTCTATGGCAAGAAAGGTGAAGATGGATCTGTAGCCAATGGACACTGA
- the HMGS gene encoding hydroxymethylglutaryl-CoA synthase / HMG-CoA synthase / 3-hydroxy-3-methylglutaryl coenzyme A synthase gives MSFNAVTSLFEKYKIDPNQIGRLEVGSETVIDKSKSIKTFLMQLFEKCGNTDVEGVDSTNACYGGTAALLNCVNWVESNSWDGRYGLVICTDSAVYAEGPARPTGGAAAIAMLIGPDAPIVFESKLRASHMAHVYDFYKPNLASEYPVVDGKLSQTCYLMALDSCYKHLCNKFEKIEGKEFSINDADYIVFHSPYNKLVQKSFARLLYNDFLRNASSIDEAAKEKFTPYSSLTLDESYQSRDLEKVSQQIAKPFYDAKVQPTTLIPKEVGNMYTASLYAAFASLIHKKHNDLAGKRVVMFSYGSGSTATMFSLRLNDNKPPFSISNIASVMDVGGKLKARHEYAPEKFVETMKLMEHRYGAKDFVTTKEGIIDLLAPGTYYLKEVDSLYRRFYGKKGEDGSVANGH, from the exons ATGAG tttcaatGCGGTGACATCACTTTTTGAGAAGTATAAGATTGACCCTAACCAAATCGGGCGTCTTGAAGTAGGAAGTGAGACTGTTATTGACAAAAGCAAGTCCATCAAGACCTTCTTGATGCAGCTCTTTGAG AAATGTGGAAACACTGATGTCGAAGGTGTTGACTCGACCAATGCTTGCTATGGTGGAACTGCAGCTTTGTTAAACTGTGTCAATTGGGTTGAGAGTAACTCTTGGGATGGACGTTATGGCCTCGTCATTTGTACTGACAGCGCG GTTTATGCAGAAGGACCCGCAAGGCCCACTGGAGGAGCTGCAGCGATTGCTATGTTGATAGGACCTGATGCTCCTATCGTTTTCGAAAGCAAATTGAGAGCAAGCCACATGGCTCATGTCTATGACTTTTACAAGCCCAATCTTGCTAGCGAGTACCCG GTTGTTGATGGTAAGCTTTCACAGACTTGCTACCTCATGGCTCTTGACTCCTGCTATAAACATTTATGCAACAA GTTCGAGAAGATCGAGGGCAAAGAGTTCTCCATAAATGATGCTGATTACATTGTTTTCCATTCTCCATACAATAAA CTTGTACAGAAAAGCTTTGCTCGTCTCTTGTACAACGACTTCTTGAGAAACGCAAG CTCCATTGACGAGGCTGCCAAAGAAAAGTTCACCCCTTATTCATCTTTGACCCTTGACGAGAGTTACCAAAGCCGTGATCTTGAAAAG GTGTCACAACAAATTGCGAAACCGTtttatgatgctaaagtgCAACCAACGACTTTAATACCAAAGGAAGTCGGTAACATGTACACTGCTTCTCTCTACGCTGCATTTGCTTCCCTCATCCACAAGAAACACAATGATTTg GCGGGAAAGCGGGTGGTTATGTTCTCTTATGGAAGTGGCTCAACCGCAACAATGTTCTCATTACGCCTCAACGACAATAAGCCTCCTTTCAGCATTTCAAACATTGCATCTGTAATGGATGTTGGCGGTAAATTGAAAGCTAGACATGAG tATGCACCTGAGAAGTTTGTGGAGACAATGAAGCTAATGGAACATAGGTATGGAGCAAAGGACTTTGTGACAACCAAGGAGGGTATTATAGATCTTTTGGCACCGGGAACTTATTATCTGAAAGAGGTTGATTCCTTGTACCGGAGATTCTATGGCAAGAAAGGTGAAGATGGATCTGTAGCCAATGGACACTGA
- a CDS encoding Major Facilitator Superfamily with SPX (SYG1/Pho81/XPR1) domain-containing protein (Major Facilitator Superfamily with SPX (SYG1/Pho81/XPR1) domain-containing protein; FUNCTIONS IN: molecular_function unknown; INVOLVED IN: transmembrane transport; LOCATED IN: cellular_component unknown; CONTAINS InterPro DOMAIN/s: SPX, N-terminal (InterPro:IPR004331), Major facilitator superfamily MFS-1 (InterPro:IPR011701), Major facilitator superfamily, general substrate transporter (InterPro:IPR016196); BEST Arabidopsis thaliana protein match is: Major Facilitator Superfamily with SPX (SYG1/Pho81/XPR1) domain-containing protein (TAIR:AT4G22990.2); Has 2483 Blast hits to 2480 proteins in 874 species: Archae - 51; Bacteria - 1442; Metazoa - 164; Fungi - 323; Plants - 253; Viruses - 0; Other Eukaryotes - 250 (source: NCBI BLink).), giving the protein MVAFGKKLKERSIEEWQEYYINYKLMKKKVKQYGPQIEVGSLDRRHVLKDFSRMLDHQIEKIALFMLEQQGLLSSRLQKLREWHDTLQDEPDLSQIAKLREAYRAVGQDLLKLLFFIDMNAIGIRKILKKFDKRFGYRFTNYYVKTRADHPYSQLQQVFRHVGLGAVVGAISRNLHELQNNEGSYLSIYDQPVLPLQDPVVDSIKNAVDRLTHSTNFLNFMAQHALIMQDDEDLLMLPPDEQAEKEEGRYHFMSLLLNLANTFLYMVNTYIIVPTADDYSMSLGAAATVCGVVIGAMAVAQLFSSVYFSAWSNKSYFKPLIFSSIVLFFGNLLYALAYDFNSLALLLIGRLFCGFGSARAVNRRYISDCVPLKIRMQASAGFVSASALGMACGPALAGLLQTDFKIKNVTFNQDTLPGWVMAVAWLLYLVWLAISFREPAREPEEIHTSQESTSEQIFCGEADQDGNIEKGLKKPLLLASEETEHDEEDDGDGSEESSDDSRKPANSFVAAYKLLTPSVKVQLLIYFMLKYAMEILLSESSVVTTYYFGWSMSSVSIFLFCLGLTVLPVNLVVGSYISNMFEDRQILLASEIMVCIGIVLSFHVVIPYTVPQYVISGFIMFVSAEVLEGVNLSLLSRVMSSRLSRGTYNGGLLSTEAGTIARVIADATITLAGFLGQSMLLNVTLLPSLIICVLSILATCYTYNSLY; this is encoded by the exons ATGGTCGCCTTTGGAAAAAAGCTCAAGGAACGTAGCATTGAAGAATGGCAAGA ATATTACATCAATTAcaaattgatgaagaagaaagtgaagcaATATGGTCCACAAATCGAAGTAGGAAGTTTAGATCGCCGCCATGTTCTTAAAGATTTCTCAAGGATGTTGGATCATCag ATCGAGAAAATCGCTCTTTTCATGTTGGAGCAACAAGGTTTGCTTTCAAGTAGGTTACAAAAGCTAAGGGAATGGCATGATACACTTCAAGATGAGCCTGACTTATCTCAGATAGCTAAGCTAAGAGAGGCTTATAGAGCCGTGGGACAAGATCTTCTCAAGCTTCTGTTTTTCATCGATATGAATGCTATTGGTATCCGCAAGATACTGAAGAAATTCGATAAGAGATTCGGTTATCGATTCACAAACTATTATGTCAAGACTCGCGCTGATCATCCTTACTCTCAACTTCAGCAAGTGTTTAGACATGTG GGCCTTGGAGCTGTTGTTGGAGCCATATCTCGCAACCTTCATGAGCTTCAAAACAATGAAGGAAGCTACTTATCCATTTATGACCAGcctgttcttcctcttcag GATCCTGTAGTGGATTCGATTAAGAATGCAGTGGACAGGCTAACACATTCAACaaactttcttaatttcatgGCTCAACATGCTTTAATCATGCAAGACGATGAAGACCTACTAATGCTTCCTCCAGACGAGCAAgcggaaaaagaagaaggaagatatCACTTCATGTCACTATTGTTAAACTTGGCCAACACGTTTCTTTATATGGTCAATACATATATCATTGTTCCAACAGCTGATGATTACTCTATGAGCCTTGGAGCAGCCGCAACGGTTTGTGGTGTTGTTATCGGTGCTATGGCCGTTGCTCAGCTCTTCTCTTCCGTTTACTTCAGTGCTTGGTCCAATAAATCTTACTTCAAGCCGCTTATATTTAGTAGCATCGTTCTTTTCTTTGGGAACTTGTTATATGCTTTGGCTTATGACTTTAATTCATTAGCACTTCTCTTGATTGGTCGGCTTTTTTGTGG ATTTGGTTCAGCGAGAGCAGTGAACCGGAGATATATAAGCGATTGTGTGCCGCTGAAAATCCGAATGCAGGCTTCAGCGGGTTTTGTTAGTGCAAGTGCTCTAGGAATGGCTTGTGGTCCTGCTCTTGCTGGCTTGTTGCAAACTGATTTCAAGATCAAAAATGTTACATTTAACCAAGATACGTTACCTGGTTGGGTTATGGCTGTTGCTTGGCTATTGTACTTAGTCTGGTTAGCTATTTCGTTTCGGGAACCTGCACGTGAGCCAGAAGAGATTCATACTTCACAAGAGTCTACCTCTG AGCAAATCTTTTGTGGTGAAGCTGATCAAGATGGAAATATAGAGAAAGGTCTTAAAAAACCGCTGTTGCTTGCATCggaagaaacagaacatgatgaagaagatgacggTGATGGAAGCGAGGAATCTTCTGATGATTCCCGTAAACCCGCTAACTCCTTTGTAGCTGCTTACAAGCTACTCACTCCTTCAGTAAAG gttCAATTGTTGATATACTTCATGCTTAAGTATGCAATGGAGATTCTACTATCAGAATCAAGTGTTGTAACCACATATTACTTTGGTTGGTCCATGAGTTCTGTTTCCATCTTCTTGTTCTGTCTGGGTCTAACCGTTTTACCGGTTAACCTCGTTGTTGGAAGCTATATCAGCAACATGTTCGAAGATCG GCAAATTCTGTTAGCGTCAGAGATTATGGTCTGTATCGGAATAGTTCTCAGCTTCCATGTAGTAATCCCTTACACTGTCCCACAATACGTTATCTCAGGATTTATCATGTTTGTTTCTGCTGAAGTTCTTGAAG GTGTGAACTTATCGTTACTATCGAGAGTGATGTCATCGAGGCTGTCCCGCGGGACTTATAACGGAGGGTTACTGTCGACGGAAGCTGGCACGATTGCACGTGTGATAGCGGATGCGACGATCACTTTGGCTGGTTTCTTGGGACAGAGTATGCTTTTGAATGTTACTCTGCTTCCTTCTTTGATCATCTGTGTTTTGTCTATCCTAGCTACTTGTTATACTTATAACTCCTTGTATTAG